A genomic window from Pyxicephalus adspersus chromosome 2, UCB_Pads_2.0, whole genome shotgun sequence includes:
- the LOC140324899 gene encoding olfactory receptor 11L1-like has protein sequence MNGVNKTQIPYFFLLGLDHIQSLTVLIFILFLIIYILTMFGNILIVVLVSLSHRLQTPMYLFLRNLSMCEVLFTTNIVPKMLQVIKEGGTSISFFGCAGQLYLFGATGIAECLLLTSMSYDRYLAICKPLHYFSIMNIKRYLSFVIFSWLCAIILPAISIALICMLDFCGSNVVDHFFCDLAPVLELSCSDTSIVEFEVFAQTVPVFIFTFIYIVGTYVFIFLTILKIPSTVGRQKAFSTCSSHLTVVCIYYGTMISLYVTPSGRQSVTVNKTLSLLYSVVTPLLNPIIYSLRNQEIRKAIQTLILNKT, from the coding sequence ATGAATGGAGTGAACAAGACACAAATCCCATATTTTTTCCTTCTTGGCCTTGACCATATTCAGAGTCTAACAgttctcattttcattttattcctgATAATTTACATCCTGACAATGTTCGGTAATATCCTTATTGTTGTATTGGTTTCCCTCAGCCATCGTCTCCAAACCCCCATGTATCTGTTTCTCAGGAATCTCTCTATGTGCGAAGTTCTTTTCACTACCAACATTGTGCCCAAAATGCTTCAAGTCATAAAGGAAGGTGGTACCAGTATATCGTTTTTTGGTTGTGCCGGTCAACTCTACTTGTTTGGGGCTACCGGAATTGCTGAATGTCTTCTACTCACGTCCATGTCATATGATCGCTATCTGGCTATTTGTAAGCCTTTGCATTATTTTTCCATAATGAATATCAAGCGGTATTTGTCCTTTGTTATCTTTTCTTGGCTGTGTGCAATCATTTTACCAGCCATCTCTATAGCACTTATCTGCATGCTGGATTTCTGTGGCTCCAATGTGGTTGACCATTTCTTTTGTGACCTTGCTCCTGTTCTTGAACTGTCTTGCTCAGATACTTCCATAGTGGAATTTGAAGTGTTTGCTCAAACagttcctgtttttattttcacatttatctACATCGTTGGAACATATGTGTTCATCTTCCTTACCATCTTGAAGATACCATCCACAGTTGGTCGTCAGAAAGCTTTCTCTACATGCAGTTCCCATCTGACAGTTGTATGCATTTATTATGGGACCATGATTTCCCTATATGTCACCCCTAGTGGGAGGCAATCTGTAACAGTAAATAAGACTCTGTCCCTGCTCTATAGTGTGGTGACACCATTATTAAATCCAATCATTTATAGTCTCAGAAATCAAGAAATTCGAAAAGCTATTCAAACACTAATTTTGAACAAAACATAG